The following DNA comes from Acipenser ruthenus chromosome 58, fAciRut3.2 maternal haplotype, whole genome shotgun sequence.
acccgaaaaacagaagccctacatataatgCATCTTTCAGAAGGGCTTGGATCAGCACAGGCGTGCCAGTAGAAAGACCTTGGTGCTGTAATAGAATCATCGCTGTCTATAAGCAGAGAGTGTGAGGAGGCAATTCAATAGGAAACACAATGCCTGCTTATATAGTCAGCAGTGGAGAGTGAAAGTCAAGGAATAAAGTGTTCACATTGACTGAGTGATTCCCCTCCCCATTACTGCCCTGCCTGTCTcaggactctctctctctgtggtatGTGGGAGGGAGGCTAAAGGAAGTGGATCTTGGAGGGGATTAGGGTTCTAGTCCCTGTGTGGGAGAGATGGAGCTGCTCGGCTCTGTACAGACTctataagagagagagaggcaggaggAGACTCACATACACCTGGATCTGAAGAGAGAGACGCTGCCTGAGCCCCtgcagagacactgacacacacagccagGTAAGAACCAAGACCACGGCATAAAGAACTACAGATCCCAGCATGCCTCATCACTGCCACGGACACAGAGGAATGCTGGgtgctgtagtcctagccagggctgtacaGATTCACTGTGTGTCGATGAATCgagatgctttctttacatgatgacacacagagacacagtgaagacatccccacctcccctagattagcactctgaacagaccagccctgcacagagacacagtgaagacatccccacctcccctagattagcactctgaacagaccagccctgcacagagacacagtgaagacatccccacctcccctagattagcactctgaacagaccagccctgcacagagacacagtgaagacatcccctcctcccctagattagcactctgaacagaccagccctgcacagagacacagtgaagacatccccacctcccctagattagcactctgaacagaccagccctgcacagagacacagtgaagacatccccacctcccctagattagcactctgaacagaccagccctgcacatagacacagtgaagacatccccacctcccctagattagcactctgaacagaccagccctgcacagagacacagtgaagacatccccacctcccctagattagcactctgaacagaccagccctgcacagagacacagtgaagacatccccacctcccctagattagcactttgaacagaccagccctgcacagagacacagtgaagacatccccacctgccctagattagcactctgaacagaccagccctgcacagagacacagtgaagacatccccacctcccctagattagcactctgaacagaccagccctgcacagagacacagtgaagacatccccacctcccctagattagcactctgaacagaccagccctgctcCCTCATCGGGGTGAGTCTTTCTCTCCACTGTGGTGGGAGTTTAGCTGTGGTTCAGCACATCATAGCCAGTGTGGAGCTCACAGGGTTGTAGTTTGGATTAGTTAATCAAAGCTTAGAGCACTAATTAAAACACCAACATCACATTTCCTTCCTTCTGTGGcaatgagttcaaccctaacttCTGCAGTAACATAGTGTTTTTTGCAATGTAGTTTTTTTGCTTTTCGaggagtttttattttcattataaactacagctcttgtgtggaggtgttccatacatgactgctgcatttcaccacattgtattagacatgttaatgaaaagagtgcAGACTCAGCAATTCTACAAAATAAACTTCTCTGCAGTTTAAAGTCAGTGGTAAGGTAGTGCTGCTAATGTAGCCTCATGACTGCTGACTCGTGATTCTAATCTGCAGGGACAAAGTTCGAGGTTCTGGACTTTAAAAGGAGTCCTTACAGAGAGCAAGGCAGGAGCGGCTTTGTGCAGAAATGGCAGCAAACACTTCTGCTCTGGAGGCAGATCtttcctgtgctgtgtgctgtgagatTTTCAAGGATCCCGTAACTCTTCATTGTAACCACAGCTTCTGTAAAGCATGTCTGGATCAGTGCTGGAAAGAGAAGAGAGCTCGGGAGTGTCCCGTGTGCAGGAGGAGAAGTTCAGTGGAGGAGCTTCCTGTGGATTTCAAGCTCAGGAATATTGTGGAGTCCTTCTTAAAGGAACGCAGTCAGAATCCTCCAGCACCTACTGGAATATGCAGTCTGCATGATGAAAAACTGAAGCTGTTCTGTGTGGATGATAAAGAggctgtctgtgttgtgtgtcaaaCTTCAAAGAAACATGAGAATCACAAGCTCCGTCCTGTTCAGGAGGCTGCACAGGATTATAAGGTATGGAAACAATattcatgtgaaaatgtaaacacagtattctcttttcacagcatattatacagagttattataatgaggcagtttaaacaACAAGATCCAACAAGTCTTAGCGAAAAACAAagtctgtggtccagtggttaaaggaaagggcttgtaaccaaaagatccctggttcaaatcccacctcacctcattgtgtggccctgagcaagtcacttaacctccttgtgctccgtctttcgggtgagacgtagttgtaagtgactctgcagctgatgcatagttcacacaccctagtctctgtaagtcgccttggataaaggcggctgctaaataaacaaataataatattacaatatcATTGAAAACTACAGTTGCgggcaactttacggcttccaagcagttatcgtgaaatttaagcgcattggttattataaatgaagcgttatcatcacaactgtgttaattttggcacaaatattggaatcattggttagtagccaatttaaattttatttggatgcaaacaaaattctaaatagtatgcagtcatatactttgcaaataatgcatataagaggctaacattgttctaaattcgaAATGGCTCTGTTTGAGTTTGCGTATGCGTGTGGTGACCTAttcttcattttgcaatataaaataaagtctacagcatgtattggttcttgtatattttaataccactatgaattaatgtgcattttttaagcaatagaaagtgatagtGTAATGATTGgctatcaggggtgcctggcaaatacacaattcaccatatttaattgtgaccaaaccgctactaggacattattattattattattattattattattattattattattattattattattattattattaatttatttatttatttatttatttatttattcattatttatttcttagcagacgcccttatccacggtgacttacaatcgtaagcaaatacatttcaagtattacagtacaagtaataatacaataagagcaagataaatacaatgacttgtgcacgatttatgagtaacaccactcaAATCCtaaggaattataaacaggacagagcagagaagaagctggaacggaacccagagagacagtactgggtcttgtatattttaatgccactatcatttaatgtgcattcgtaaagcaatagaaagtgataatagtgtaacaaTTGTCTATCTGGGGTGCCTGGCTTCGTTGCCACATATTCAGAATTTGCGATTTGTTGTTTTATCAATTTAGTCTTAATAATTGTATCTGTcactgtagttatgaaataaaataaaaagtgaacagtattgtatttttttggcTTCTGTTCAGCTACGACAGCGTTGTAAAAAAATGCGATTGCAGAACATTTTTGTACAGCCTGAGAAGACcgtaatttttttcaaattctttgtgtgtatcagtattgcctgcatgtccacgaggttataagtaaacaaacagcattacgGCTGAGAAGCTGGTAAACTcgaattatactaaaatgtctgcttttggggggattctccatgaataactaATAATTACAGTTACAACGTTATTTTAAAGAGCAAGCGATTGTGAAGCGTTCTGTCTATACATTtaattaccataaataaatatttcaatgaaaTATACGGCCCCaaagccgccccccccccccccccatgcgtCTTTGGGTTACACGCGCGGCTTTGTTGCAACAGATTCAGAATTTGTGACtgtgtttgaccacagttcagtcctaaaaataattatataacgatttttaagcaaactgaattcatgtgacttgtaaagctcatttattatgtatttttgtgtttgtttcgaTTGTCTTCTGGTTTAAAAAGCAGAGTgcaggttatttattttttgcgtggatgcagctgcaacagtagtTCACAGTATGTGTCTTTATATACTGCATACTGTGTGTACGTGTGAATTAATAtcatcctttccactgtaattaagttacatgagttagtaaaactgttctttaaacatcagcaaaaaaaattgccgttttaagaaagattttttccCTAGCTTGTTGACTGTACCGtgttaacagctgtccccagtggtgggaatgtgtaatTTCAAGGTGAAATATATgcaaaactggcatgtcacccatattgattggctcatagcggtcatgtttgttgatgtatgAACTTTTCCTGACTAACGTTTTTAGAGGACAgcacaaagataacgtatacccaagattcgTGTAAATCAGCCAAAGGGCTCGTGAGGagttgttatttaaatgttttacgcaaaatccaacatagctgccacaccatgtgactgatccatttttccttaagtagaatcaatcgtggacatgagcgcactatgtacaatttttttcacagctgtactatttaccgttcatgagaagaagacttgaatattgtccaaacttttcattaaatccaatatggctgccacacTATGTTACAAAAGGCagcatattgaccacgacacaacatcccatagtcctctacatccgtgtcaaattttagTTTCAATCAGATAAGCGGTTTCaattttatggtaattttatgtcattaatcaatgtggttgctaAAACCAcacaaccaatcagcttcatattaacaacagctaatcatggactatccctcaacatgtatagcataataataataatcctaacaaaaacaataggcttccaaagcctacggcttggaagccgagagagagagagagagagagagagagagagagagagagagagagagagagagagagagagagagagagagagagagagagagagagatcctggGTGCAGAGTGGGGGTGGTGCTGTACAGGAATGGGGAGGGGAGCGTGTCTGTGTGCAATAATGAATTCACACCTGAACCCTTATAAACCCTCACACAGGAGATTTCTCACACACTGCATTCATATTGCTACTAGCCAGGCATGTGTTAACAGTGATGTGCAAGCTCTGGATTTCATTGCATTTCAGGGAGAACTCAAGACTGCGCTGCAGCCCTTGCAGGACAAGCTGAAAAcctttaataaagttaaaaacgAGTGTGATAAAACATCAGAGCACATCAAGGTAAGAGAACTAGATTAGTGATTGAAACAATACACAACATACATTTTCACTGGACACCCACACTAACTCTAAAGTGATCCTTTTCTTGTATAGAAACAAGTCCAGCAAACAGAGAGGCAGATAAAGGAGGAGTTTGAGAAACTTCACCAGTTTCTACGAGATGAAGAAAAGGCCAGGATAGCTGCACTGAGGAGGGAAGAGGAACAAAAGGGAAGAATCATGAAAGAGAAGATTGAAAAACTTACAAGAGAAATCTCATCCCTTTCAGACACAATCAGAGTGATAAGAGAGGAGATGAAAGCTGAAGACATCTTCTTCCTGCAGGTAGTGATTGTTTAACTGTGTGTGACATGTTCTTATTGTGAATGCACACTCACTACTACACTATGAATGGGACTTCACAAGCATTTATGTCAGTACACATTTGAACttcatttttaacattcatttttcaagcatggt
Coding sequences within:
- the LOC117967291 gene encoding zinc-binding protein A33-like, translating into MAANTSALEADLSCAVCCEIFKDPVTLHCNHSFCKACLDQCWKEKRARECPVCRRRSSVEELPVDFKLRNIVESFLKERSQNPPAPTGICSLHDEKLKLFCVDDKEAVCVVCQTSKKHENHKLRPVQEAAQDYKGELKTALQPLQDKLKTFNKVKNECDKTSEHIKKQVQQTERQIKEEFEKLHQFLRDEEKARIAALRREEEQKGRIMKEKIEKLTREISSLSDTIRVIREEMKAEDIFFLQKYKDTQRRAECTLQDPQCVSGALIDVAEHLGSLKYKVWEKMLGIVQYTPVTLDPNTAQPRLILTEDLTSVRKSVERQQLPDNPERFDRYTGVLGSEGFTSGKHCWDVELGSNTFWELGVTKESSQRKGRFTWNPEAGYWIIALRDGDQYWARTSPQTRLTVEKKPQKIRVQLDCDGGGGGVAFFDSSDMRKPLYTFKHRFTERMFPCFWPGSAPLRVCPVKTVIKVE